The following are encoded together in the Elaeis guineensis chloroplast, complete genome genome:
- the rps7 gene encoding ribosomal protein S7 — MSRRGTAEEKTAKSDPIYRNRLVNMLVNRIMKHGKKSLAYQIIYRAVKKIQQKTETNPLSVLRQAIHGVTPDIAVKARRVGGSTHQVPIEIGSTQGKALAIRWLLGASRKRPGRNMAFKLSSELVDAAKGSGDAIRKKEETHRMAEANRAFAHFR, encoded by the coding sequence ATGTCACGTCGAGGTACTGCAGAAGAAAAAACTGCAAAATCCGATCCAATTTATCGTAATCGATTAGTTAACATGTTGGTTAACCGTATTATGAAACACGGAAAAAAATCATTGGCTTATCAAATTATCTATCGAGCCGTGAAAAAGATTCAACAAAAGACAGAAACAAATCCACTATCTGTTTTACGTCAAGCAATACATGGAGTAACTCCCGATATAGCAGTAAAAGCAAGACGTGTAGGCGGATCGACTCATCAAGTTCCTATTGAAATAGGATCTACACAAGGAAAAGCACTTGCCATTCGTTGGTTATTAGGGGCATCCCGAAAACGTCCGGGTCGAAATATGGCTTTCAAATTAAGTTCCGAATTAGTAGATGCTGCCAAAGGGAGTGGCGATGCCATACGCAAAAAGGAAGAGACTCATAGAATGGCAGAGGCAAATAGAGCTTTTGCACATTTTCGTTAA
- the ndhB gene encoding NADH dehydrogenase subunit 2, with the protein MIWHVQNENFILDSTRIFMKAFHLLLFHGSFIFPECILIFGLILLLMIDSTSDQKDRPWFYFISSTSLVISITALLFRWREEPIISFSGNFQTNNFNEIFQFLILLCSTLCIPLSVEYIECTEMAITEFLLFVLTATLGGMFLCGANDLITIFVAPECFSLCSYLLSGYTKRDVRSNEATTKYLLMGGASSSILVHGFSWLYGLSGGEIELQEIVNGLINTQMYNSPGISIALISITVGIGFKLSPAPFHQWTPDIYEGSPTPVVAFLSVTSKVAASASATRIFDIPFYFSSNEWHLLLEILAILSMILGNLIAITQTSMKRMLAYSSIGQIGYVIIGIIVGDSNDGYASMITYMLFYISMNLGTFACIVSFGLRTGTDNIRDYAGLYTKDPFLALSSALCLLSLGGLPPLAGFFGKLHLFWCGWQAGLYFLVSIGLLTSVVSIYYYLKIIKLLMTGRNQEITPYVRNYRRSPLRSNNSIELSMTVCVIASTIPGISMNPILAIAQDTLF; encoded by the exons ATGATCTGGCATGTACAGAATGAAAACTTCATTCTCGATTCTACGAGAATTTTTATGAAAGCGTTTCATTTGCTTCTCTTCCATGGAAGTTTCATTTTCCCAGAATGTATCCTAATTTTTGGCCTAATTCTTCTTCTGATGATCGATTCAACCTCTGATCAAAAAGATAGACCTTGGTTCTATTTCATCTCTTCAACAAGTTTAGTAATAAGCATAACGGCCCTATTGTTCCGATGGAGAGAAGAACCTATAATTAGCTTTTCGGGAAATTTCCAAACGAACAATTTCAACGAAATCTTTCAATTTCTTATTTTACTATGTTCAACTCTATGTATTCCTCTATCCGTAGAGTACATTGAATGTACAGAAATGGCTATAACAGAGTTTCTCTTATTCGTATTAACAGCTACTCTAGGAGGAATGTTTTTATGTGGTGCTAACGATTTAATAACTATCTTTGTAGCTCCAGAATGTTTCAGTTTATGTTCCTACCTATTATCTGGATATACCAAGAGAGATGTACGGTCTAATGAGGCTACTACGAAATATTTACTCATGGGTGGGGCAAGCTCTTCTATTCTGGTTCATGGTTTCTCTTGGCTATATGGTTTATCTGGGGGGGAGATCGAGCTTCAAGAAATAGTGAATGGTCTTATCAATACACAAATGTATAACTCCCCAGGAATTTCAATTGCGCTTATATCCATCACTGTAGGAATTGGGTTCAAGCTTTCCCCAGCCCCTTTTCATCAATGGACTCCTGACATATACGAAGGA TCTCCCACTCCAGTCGTTGCTTTTCTTTCTGTTACTTCGAAAGTAGCTGCTTCAGCTTCAGCCACGCGAATTTTCGATATTCCTTTTTATTTCTCATCAAACGAATGGCATCTTCTTCTGGAAATCCTAGCTATTCTTAGCATGATATTGGGGAATCTCATTGCTATTACTCAAACAAGCATGAAACGTATGCTTGCATATTCGTCCATCGGTCAAATCGGATATGTAATTATTGGAATAATTGTTGGAGACTCAAATGATGGATATGCAAGCATGATAACTTATATGCTGTTCTATATCTCCATGAATCTAGGAACTTTTGCTTGCATTGTATCATTTGGTCTACGTACCGGAACTGATAACATTCGAGATTATGCAGGATTATACACGAAAGATCCTTTTTTGGCTCTCTCTTCAGCCCTATGTCTCTTATCCCTAGGGGGTCTTCCTCCACTAGCAGGTTTTTTCGGAAAACTCCATCTATTCTGGTGTGGATGGCAGGCAGGCCTATATTTCTTGGTTTCAATAGGACTCCTTACGAGCGTTGTTTCTATCTACTATTATCTAAAAATAATCAAGTTATTAATGACTGGACGAAACCAAGAAATAACCCCTTACGTGCGAAATTATAGAAGATCTCCTTTAAGATCAAACAATTCCATCGAATTGAGTATGACTGTATGTGTGATAGCATCTACTATACCAGGAATATCAATGAACCCAATTCTTGCAATTGCTCAGGATACCCTCTTTTAG